Proteins encoded in a region of the Haloglomus salinum genome:
- a CDS encoding ATP-binding protein: MSTDETETEDDSQPAFASKADINQDVPIKRKNTLQRIRQDYDEPAKGTVREAVQNGVDAWGRSMDRGVLPDDCHLELEFVVDTNEGTFTYSDNAGGMTEEVLRNNLVGIDTPDEDKEAGGGAGAYGRGFYVIAMCGEGLTYVETRQDGEHNAMTVSNDGKYSEPNTPSDPRLDPDVQGTHIYVADVLEHDLEFLGNWDRVQEMFVQNFTFLLSRDDVTVRYVIDGEEHYPDAPDLKQYLEEGQLMFRKELPEFSAEGGTYRVRDLSVIRTDVMDEDPPWEGVAMLKGNQYLDEPFMTIKAYKPTGIPSLRNPPQMIGWCDATDLCPDLENNAHTSFRGHESKTGIKDPLLQLHDEHFKKGRTTEERKQLASDITRNINELLADYEDFDEYQTQGEITTETDEDGTTGDDRDPSDSLVKCQAGKRKYDVGDRISLKIQIENPVDPESQRYELFDINVSSTDLSMNRDVGSRVVNVSENSHETFDIVEFEPKNEGIYSFSASIRAAPEVLDLDTDEENEKLDSSKIYFTVGDVERSERTGDGGDGGDGGDGPDDGGEGGEGEQEGQVSIVQSTTFANEDGEDWKAVAIDKEGGGFEVLLNTARPEWLATNRITDDDDRRDRIQTRLGTEWGSEQVIHRRNVDDLHDLLDEEITIDGEPAAEVIQEKLENREDIRNHIESEIADRFGLEYGS, translated from the coding sequence ATGAGCACAGACGAAACAGAGACGGAGGACGACAGCCAGCCCGCCTTCGCTTCGAAGGCCGACATTAACCAGGACGTACCGATCAAGCGGAAGAATACCCTCCAGCGGATCCGGCAGGACTACGACGAACCGGCCAAGGGTACGGTCCGTGAGGCGGTCCAGAACGGCGTGGATGCCTGGGGCCGGAGTATGGATCGGGGCGTTCTCCCTGATGACTGCCACCTCGAGCTGGAGTTCGTGGTGGACACCAACGAAGGGACCTTCACCTACTCGGACAACGCTGGGGGGATGACCGAGGAGGTCCTCCGCAACAACCTCGTCGGTATCGACACCCCGGACGAGGACAAGGAGGCCGGTGGTGGCGCAGGTGCGTACGGGCGCGGGTTCTACGTTATCGCCATGTGTGGTGAGGGCCTGACCTACGTGGAGACACGGCAGGACGGCGAGCACAATGCGATGACCGTCTCGAACGACGGCAAGTACAGCGAGCCTAATACGCCGAGCGACCCTCGACTAGACCCAGATGTCCAGGGAACCCACATCTACGTCGCCGATGTCCTCGAACACGACCTGGAGTTCCTCGGGAACTGGGACCGCGTCCAGGAGATGTTCGTCCAGAACTTCACCTTCCTGCTGAGCAGGGACGACGTCACGGTCCGCTACGTCATCGACGGCGAGGAGCACTACCCGGATGCCCCGGACCTCAAGCAGTATCTCGAGGAGGGGCAGCTCATGTTCCGCAAGGAGCTCCCGGAGTTCAGCGCAGAGGGAGGTACCTACCGAGTCCGCGACCTCTCCGTGATCCGGACGGACGTCATGGACGAGGATCCGCCCTGGGAGGGGGTGGCGATGCTGAAGGGGAACCAGTACCTCGACGAGCCCTTCATGACGATCAAGGCGTACAAGCCCACTGGGATTCCCTCGCTTCGCAACCCGCCCCAGATGATCGGCTGGTGTGACGCCACCGACCTCTGCCCCGACCTGGAGAACAACGCCCACACCTCGTTCCGGGGGCACGAGTCCAAGACGGGGATCAAGGACCCGCTCCTGCAGCTCCACGACGAGCACTTCAAGAAGGGGCGGACCACCGAAGAGCGGAAGCAGCTGGCCTCGGATATCACCCGGAACATCAACGAACTCCTCGCCGACTACGAGGACTTCGACGAGTACCAGACCCAAGGTGAGATCACCACCGAGACGGACGAAGACGGGACGACAGGCGATGACAGAGACCCGTCTGACTCGTTGGTAAAGTGCCAGGCCGGGAAGCGGAAATACGACGTAGGCGACCGAATCTCGCTAAAGATCCAGATCGAGAATCCGGTAGACCCTGAGAGCCAGCGCTACGAACTGTTCGACATTAACGTAAGTTCCACCGACCTGTCGATGAACCGGGACGTCGGCTCACGGGTCGTCAATGTCTCTGAGAATAGTCACGAAACCTTCGATATCGTGGAGTTCGAACCGAAGAACGAGGGGATCTACTCGTTTAGCGCCAGCATTAGGGCCGCCCCCGAGGTCCTCGATCTCGACACGGACGAGGAGAACGAGAAGCTCGACTCCTCGAAGATCTACTTCACAGTGGGCGACGTCGAACGGAGTGAACGGACCGGCGATGGCGGCGATGGCGGCGATGGGGGCGATGGACCAGACGACGGTGGCGAGGGCGGTGAAGGCGAACAGGAGGGCCAGGTCTCGATCGTCCAGTCGACGACGTTCGCCAACGAGGACGGCGAGGACTGGAAGGCCGTCGCCATCGACAAAGAGGGCGGGGGCTTCGAGGTGCTACTGAATACTGCCCGGCCAGAGTGGCTCGCAACCAACCGAATCACGGACGACGATGATCGACGCGATCGGATTCAGACTCGCCTGGGGACGGAGTGGGGCTCCGAGCAGGTGATTCACCGGCGGAACGTGGACGACCTGCACGACCTCCTGGACGAGGAGATCACCATCGACGGTGAACCAGCAGCGGAGGTGATCCAGGAGAAGCTGGAGAACCGCGAGGATATCCGGAATCACATCGAGAGCGAGATCGCGGACCGGTTTGGACTAGAATATGGGTCTTAA
- a CDS encoding helix-turn-helix transcriptional regulator yields MTDLINTRLRMLCLVAQKYEPDVSAIQDLHSEVYETDVEYQTAYQAMETLVESGYLSKRSVDGHRNCYMLTERGAERLLTIHDQIQDVTAELRALLQD; encoded by the coding sequence ATGACCGACCTGATAAACACGAGACTTCGGATGCTGTGTCTCGTCGCACAGAAGTACGAGCCCGATGTATCTGCGATACAGGACCTACACAGTGAGGTGTATGAGACAGACGTGGAGTATCAGACCGCCTATCAGGCTATGGAGACCCTGGTAGAATCCGGTTATCTCTCGAAACGGTCCGTTGACGGCCACCGGAATTGCTACATGCTAACCGAACGCGGAGCGGAGCGGCTCCTAACGATTCACGATCAGATACAAGACGTAACGGCTGAGTTACGGGCTCTCCTCCAGGATTAG
- a CDS encoding DNA methyltransferase — MGSRDSTSDASQSHKSEVGDDATGRISLNHEANPALSGAERPPSPEPPEDGESYPELNFRERVPSVSWNDTPLTHTIHKHPATFIPHIPRYLINKYSTKTTTEGDRPLVLDPFSGSGTTGLEAKIAGRDYLGVEINPLSKLVSSVSMSPIPYTVLENTETYINEALQSTPRQRYEDHDVEFLDRTSKSHWFEDSAIEGLTTIRKVVSEFLDDPPDLTASVEPREQMMIRSIGEAEVEARVGRWLVLMVANTVFAVSNADPDVSKAHRSKKMREKIETGEHPPDPVRVYQVELEESRAKLVDLWNEVYRTNAPGGSEQSVTVDGSENATIYSYSDNWVPLDENPAHQAETDVRLGDARTFDFPEYYEEVDLAITSPPYINAMNYYRGTKLRLFWIQDLLEETTAIDADTLRRSIIGSNATNIRGFVDELPKYLRNDWKGSREAYQETSLPELDEDIKAIHTGSLSEATQRAYVTYKFFAEDMLKTLTQVYRHLKPGACFYFVIGENTIGGRRIESHRFVADIAQNIGQFSGQPDDIGVKDGYHFGGFAWDGITRRDLFQDRDHGNGAIEREWVVFLQKPA; from the coding sequence ATGGGCAGTCGTGATTCTACCTCTGACGCCTCTCAGTCTCACAAATCTGAGGTAGGTGATGATGCAACTGGAAGAATCTCGCTGAATCATGAGGCGAATCCAGCTCTCTCAGGCGCTGAGCGCCCTCCATCTCCGGAACCGCCAGAGGACGGGGAATCGTATCCGGAACTGAACTTTCGCGAACGTGTTCCCTCGGTGTCATGGAACGATACTCCGCTCACCCACACGATCCACAAGCACCCAGCCACGTTCATCCCCCACATTCCCCGATATCTGATTAATAAATATTCTACTAAAACCACGACGGAGGGGGACCGACCGCTTGTACTGGACCCGTTCTCGGGGAGTGGAACTACGGGCCTTGAAGCGAAAATCGCTGGTCGTGACTACCTCGGGGTCGAGATCAATCCGCTGTCAAAACTGGTTAGCAGCGTCTCGATGTCACCGATTCCGTACACAGTGCTGGAGAACACGGAGACATACATCAACGAAGCGCTCCAGTCAACGCCCAGACAGCGCTACGAGGACCACGATGTGGAGTTCCTGGACAGAACGTCAAAGTCCCACTGGTTCGAGGATTCCGCCATAGAGGGGCTGACGACGATTCGAAAGGTGGTCTCGGAGTTTCTGGACGACCCGCCAGATCTCACAGCATCAGTTGAGCCTCGGGAGCAAATGATGATTAGGTCGATTGGCGAGGCGGAGGTTGAAGCCCGAGTCGGCCGGTGGCTGGTGCTGATGGTCGCGAACACGGTGTTCGCTGTGTCGAACGCTGACCCCGACGTCTCCAAGGCCCACCGGTCGAAGAAGATGCGGGAAAAGATCGAGACTGGCGAGCACCCACCGGATCCAGTTCGCGTCTACCAAGTCGAACTGGAAGAGTCCCGGGCCAAGCTGGTCGACTTGTGGAATGAGGTCTACCGGACCAACGCCCCCGGAGGAAGTGAGCAGTCCGTGACCGTGGATGGCAGTGAGAACGCCACGATTTACAGCTACTCCGACAACTGGGTACCGCTGGACGAAAACCCGGCACACCAGGCCGAGACAGATGTTCGGCTGGGAGACGCACGAACCTTTGACTTTCCCGAGTACTACGAGGAGGTTGATCTGGCTATCACCTCCCCACCGTACATTAACGCGATGAACTACTACCGGGGCACGAAGCTCCGGTTGTTCTGGATACAGGACCTCTTAGAGGAAACTACAGCCATCGACGCGGATACGCTCCGACGATCGATCATCGGATCGAACGCGACGAACATCCGGGGGTTCGTCGACGAGCTACCGAAGTACCTCCGAAACGACTGGAAGGGTTCGCGAGAGGCCTATCAGGAGACCTCGCTACCGGAGCTGGATGAGGACATCAAAGCAATCCACACGGGGAGTCTCAGTGAGGCCACGCAGCGAGCGTATGTGACCTACAAGTTCTTCGCCGAGGATATGCTGAAGACGTTGACCCAGGTGTACCGTCATCTGAAGCCTGGCGCCTGCTTCTACTTCGTCATCGGTGAGAACACGATCGGGGGGCGGCGAATCGAGAGCCACCGCTTCGTGGCAGACATCGCCCAGAACATCGGGCAGTTCTCGGGGCAGCCCGACGATATCGGGGTCAAGGATGGTTATCACTTCGGCGGGTTCGCCTGGGATGGGATTACGAGGCGGGACCTGTTCCAAGACCGTGACCACGGCAACGGAGCGATCGAGCGAGAGTGGGTGGTCTTCCTCCAGAAGCCAGCATGA
- a CDS encoding nucleotide kinase domain-containing protein: MDGLNGSHGNLGVSPVGSLDEFLWWMYERQEIFRRKELLGHNPPWTADAVLRDFHFCHVYRRLDRGTQYALEEILSRDNKAGVFLNIVVYRFLNRVESFDAMGGYIGPEAFNVAAARQRLRELDTVFGAAYRINPPQRGYNDHVGNVLDVVENDVLSRLDFWVDAVFDADSMEQAWKLLTGIPGVGEFLAYELVTDLNYRHLPFSENDFVNVGPGAAIGADRIWDVNNDQETEDQIRWVVQEQDRLYDNTPYELFQWDGKKQKPLTCRSVEHALCEYGTYHRIRHEAGAGRTYDPKKYEQKPLTEFL; this comes from the coding sequence GTGGACGGGCTGAACGGGTCTCACGGGAACTTGGGGGTGTCGCCAGTGGGCTCCCTTGATGAGTTCCTCTGGTGGATGTACGAGCGCCAGGAGATCTTCCGCCGGAAGGAGCTGCTCGGCCACAATCCGCCCTGGACCGCTGACGCGGTGCTCCGGGATTTCCACTTCTGCCACGTCTACCGCCGGCTCGACCGGGGGACCCAGTACGCGCTCGAGGAGATCCTCTCCCGTGACAACAAGGCTGGCGTCTTCCTCAATATCGTCGTCTACCGCTTCCTCAACCGTGTCGAGAGCTTCGATGCGATGGGCGGCTACATCGGCCCGGAAGCCTTCAACGTGGCTGCCGCCCGCCAACGGCTCCGTGAACTCGACACGGTCTTCGGCGCGGCCTATCGTATCAATCCGCCCCAACGTGGCTACAACGACCACGTGGGAAATGTCCTCGACGTGGTTGAGAACGATGTTCTCTCCCGACTCGACTTCTGGGTTGATGCCGTCTTCGATGCTGATTCGATGGAGCAGGCCTGGAAGCTCCTAACTGGGATCCCCGGCGTTGGCGAGTTCCTCGCGTACGAACTCGTCACGGATCTCAACTACCGGCATCTGCCGTTCTCCGAGAACGACTTCGTGAACGTCGGGCCAGGGGCCGCCATCGGCGCGGACCGTATCTGGGATGTCAACAACGACCAGGAGACGGAAGACCAGATCCGGTGGGTGGTCCAGGAGCAGGACCGCCTATACGATAACACACCGTACGAGCTCTTCCAGTGGGACGGAAAGAAGCAGAAACCGCTCACCTGCCGTTCCGTCGAACACGCCCTCTGTGAGTACGGGACCTACCACCGAATCCGGCATGAGGCCGGGGCCGGGCGGACTTACGATCCGAAGAAGTACGAGCAGAAGCCGCTTACTGAATTTCTATAA
- a CDS encoding MBL fold metallo-hydrolase: protein MSNTDIEASEVARRIAEDDAEDIFILDVRNEEEYEEWQIPGSTNVPIYDELLKYDYSGLEDRLDELPEDEEIAIVCVAGVTSARAADFLREHGFDAKSIPDGMNAWGRVHREYEVSSADGIIQIVRPGTGCVSYLAYDGNEAIVVDPTQYIDEYLNVADDHGFDIVGVADTHAHADHVSGARRLAGELDVPYYLHPEDAGELDEVTEIVDGDTISVGDRALDVLHTPGHTPGSVSFRFDDALLSGDTLFLRSVGRPDLEDGSEEAVRAASGQLFDSLETLTGLSDETVVLPGHFSDEEVRPLATELGELQAETTNELLSYVEGGDEETFVETIVESLAEEPANYNEIKQINWGKEQPGGDIEALELGPNNCAAN, encoded by the coding sequence ATGAGCAATACTGATATCGAGGCGTCCGAAGTTGCACGCCGCATCGCTGAAGACGACGCCGAGGACATATTCATCCTCGACGTCCGAAACGAGGAGGAGTACGAGGAGTGGCAGATTCCGGGTAGCACGAACGTCCCGATCTACGACGAGCTCCTCAAGTACGACTATTCCGGGCTGGAAGATCGTCTCGACGAGCTTCCCGAAGACGAAGAGATAGCCATCGTCTGCGTCGCGGGCGTCACGTCTGCCCGTGCTGCTGACTTCCTCCGCGAGCACGGGTTCGACGCGAAATCGATTCCCGACGGCATGAACGCCTGGGGACGTGTCCACCGGGAATACGAGGTCTCCAGCGCCGACGGCATCATCCAGATCGTCCGCCCCGGGACCGGCTGTGTGTCCTATCTCGCATACGATGGCAACGAGGCGATCGTCGTCGATCCGACTCAGTACATCGATGAGTACCTGAACGTCGCCGATGACCACGGTTTCGACATCGTCGGGGTCGCTGACACGCACGCACACGCCGACCACGTCTCCGGAGCCCGTCGTCTCGCCGGTGAACTCGACGTGCCCTACTATCTCCACCCCGAGGATGCGGGCGAACTCGACGAGGTCACCGAAATCGTCGATGGGGACACCATCTCCGTCGGCGACAGAGCGCTCGATGTACTACACACCCCCGGCCACACGCCCGGGAGCGTCTCGTTCCGGTTCGACGATGCGCTCCTCTCTGGAGACACGCTGTTCCTGCGGAGCGTCGGTCGGCCCGACCTCGAGGACGGTTCCGAAGAGGCCGTTCGAGCGGCATCCGGCCAGCTGTTCGACAGTCTCGAAACGCTAACCGGTCTCTCAGACGAGACCGTCGTTCTCCCTGGCCACTTCAGTGACGAAGAGGTTCGACCGCTCGCGACGGAACTCGGCGAGCTTCAGGCAGAGACGACGAACGAACTCCTGAGCTACGTCGAAGGCGGCGACGAGGAGACGTTCGTCGAGACCATCGTCGAGAGCCTCGCCGAGGAGCCTGCGAACTACAACGAGATCAAGCAGATCAACTGGGGCAAAGAACAGCCCGGTGGCGACATCGAGGCGCTCGAACTTGGACCCAACAACTGCGCGGCGAACTAA
- a CDS encoding carboxymuconolactone decarboxylase family protein translates to MGAGDAADREFRKKTFSPQTLVAGTARFAQNIPRLIRARRADRVSDQFAEKIMLAVTAVNKCQYCTRYHTDLARETGVDRETITSILESDVDSAVDDDERPALLFAQRYAETNENPGREAVAELQRTYGEETAGDIQAFIRAIYFGNLLGNTYDGVRFATARRVEAARDATQQLSSRIGYGIDGLRERCPI, encoded by the coding sequence ATGGGAGCCGGAGATGCCGCTGACAGGGAGTTCCGCAAAAAGACGTTCTCTCCGCAGACATTAGTGGCTGGAACTGCCCGATTCGCACAAAACATCCCGCGGCTGATTCGTGCCAGGCGTGCCGACAGAGTCAGCGACCAGTTCGCCGAGAAAATCATGCTGGCGGTCACGGCGGTCAACAAGTGCCAGTACTGCACCCGATATCACACTGACCTCGCACGGGAGACAGGTGTCGACCGAGAGACGATCACCAGCATCCTCGAGAGCGATGTCGACTCGGCTGTCGACGACGACGAGCGTCCTGCGCTGCTGTTCGCTCAGCGATACGCCGAGACGAACGAGAATCCCGGTCGAGAAGCGGTGGCAGAGTTGCAGCGGACCTACGGAGAAGAGACGGCCGGCGACATTCAGGCGTTCATCCGGGCGATATACTTCGGCAATCTGCTGGGGAACACCTATGACGGCGTTCGGTTCGCAACCGCTCGTCGCGTGGAGGCTGCACGGGACGCTACTCAGCAGCTGTCTTCCCGCATTGGTTATGGCATCGACGGTCTCCGAGAGCGTTGCCCGATATGA
- a CDS encoding bactofilin family protein, which produces MRQVLVAVLVFTLVLPTFAGVAAAQSQQRLGGTVVVQEGETVSGFTAYAGRVVVSGRVEGDLTVFGGRVVIEEGATVTGRVRAFGGSVVVAGSTGGNTVTYAGHVEVTETGRVGGSFGAVAGSTVLAGTVGDDATTVSGTVTLAPSADIDGFLTYVGEFDDRGGAVSLGARHVSDLSLLPPLSGAGGVLFTLYLLVADLLAGSLLLYVFPAFANDAVETVGDQPERVAAAGAAAIVGVPIAAALAALTIIGLPLALAGLVTYVVLLWVGSIYGRYLLGAGVLSYTTREDRYLALLVGVLVMAVLSLVPLVGDFVRLLLVVAGLGSVTLGLYVAYESVGDRRARQSTDAL; this is translated from the coding sequence ATGCGACAGGTCCTCGTCGCCGTACTGGTGTTCACCCTGGTTCTCCCGACCTTCGCCGGCGTCGCCGCGGCACAGTCACAGCAACGACTCGGCGGCACCGTCGTCGTCCAGGAGGGCGAGACGGTCTCCGGATTCACCGCGTACGCCGGTCGCGTGGTCGTCAGTGGGCGCGTGGAGGGCGACCTCACTGTGTTCGGTGGTCGGGTGGTCATCGAGGAGGGCGCGACGGTCACCGGCCGGGTCAGAGCGTTCGGTGGGTCCGTCGTCGTCGCCGGGTCCACGGGCGGGAACACGGTGACGTACGCCGGCCACGTCGAGGTGACCGAAACCGGACGGGTGGGCGGGTCGTTCGGCGCCGTCGCCGGGAGTACCGTCCTCGCGGGAACGGTCGGCGACGACGCCACGACGGTGTCGGGAACCGTCACGCTGGCCCCGTCGGCCGACATCGACGGCTTCCTGACGTACGTCGGCGAGTTCGACGACCGCGGGGGCGCCGTCTCGCTCGGGGCCCGCCACGTGAGTGACCTCTCGCTCCTCCCGCCGCTGTCGGGTGCTGGCGGCGTACTGTTCACCCTGTACCTGCTCGTCGCCGACCTCCTCGCCGGGTCCCTGTTGCTGTACGTCTTCCCGGCGTTCGCGAACGACGCCGTCGAGACGGTCGGCGACCAGCCGGAGCGCGTCGCGGCAGCAGGCGCGGCGGCCATCGTCGGCGTCCCCATCGCCGCGGCGCTGGCCGCGCTCACCATCATCGGCCTCCCGCTCGCGCTCGCTGGACTGGTGACGTACGTCGTGCTGCTCTGGGTCGGGAGCATCTACGGCCGCTATCTGCTCGGAGCAGGCGTCCTCTCGTATACGACCCGCGAGGACCGTTACCTCGCACTCCTCGTCGGTGTGCTCGTGATGGCCGTCCTCTCGCTCGTTCCGCTCGTCGGCGATTTCGTCCGCCTGCTCCTGGTCGTCGCGGGGCTGGGAAGCGTCACACTCGGGCTCTACGTCGCCTACGAGTCGGTCGGGGACCGTCGCGCCCGGCAGTCCACGGACGCGCTCTGA
- a CDS encoding PadR family transcriptional regulator: MQRLYAEVTGTNDEEATPDSVQLADEFLSEVLESFAPAGEFAFSEETVKGDLGEILLTLVAHRSTETNGKRLMEDLGRVFDADLSPGTVYPQLHEFEEEGLLERHELVRTKEYQLDDADACRERIAAEMRQHLVLGLFYHRALAEL, encoded by the coding sequence TTGCAGCGTCTCTACGCGGAGGTCACCGGAACGAACGACGAGGAAGCCACTCCGGATTCGGTGCAGTTGGCGGACGAGTTTCTGTCGGAGGTGCTGGAGTCGTTCGCGCCGGCGGGTGAGTTCGCGTTCAGCGAGGAGACGGTGAAGGGTGACCTGGGCGAGATTCTGCTGACGCTGGTGGCCCATCGGTCGACGGAGACGAACGGGAAGCGGCTGATGGAGGACCTGGGGCGGGTGTTCGACGCGGACCTCTCCCCGGGGACGGTGTATCCGCAGCTCCACGAGTTCGAGGAGGAGGGGTTGCTGGAGCGCCACGAGCTGGTCCGGACCAAGGAGTACCAGCTCGACGATGCCGACGCCTGCCGCGAGCGCATCGCCGCGGAGATGCGCCAGCACCTCGTCCTGGGCCTCTTCTACCATCGCGCACTCGCGGAACTCTGA